The window CGTGGAGGATGAGAGGACCCTAGTGATAAAGACCAACGGGAAGAGGAAACGGGATGAGACCGAGCAAGACAAGGAGTGCAAGTTCCTGAGGCTGGAGAGGAGGACCTCGGCATCGCCCAGGCTTATGAGGAAGTTCCGGCTGCCGGAGGATGCCAATGCAGGTGCAATCATGGCCAAGTGCGAGAACGGAGTGCTGACCGTGACGGTTGAGAAAGTGCCGCCTCCGCCCAAGTCCAAGACCGTGGAAGTTGCCATTGCTTAGAGTGTGAAGGGAAGACTACAaagggggaaaagaaaaactcgTCAATTCCGGGGGCTTAGATAGGAACTTGTTGCTTCTGTAGCCTAAGTGTATGATTTCCGTGTTTGCGTTGTGTATCATTTGTATCTACCCTTGGTGTTAATCCGTAGGCAACAGTCCGGTGTGGAGCTTGATGGTGTATCGACTGTGTTCAAGTGGAATATCGATAAGGAACGGAATATCCACGTCGATAAGGAATGTAAGAGCTTCCCTTGCCTAATGTCTCCTCCTCTCAAGCGGCTCAAAGGTGTTCTAATTCGAGGTTCAAGAGAGAATGCAGCCTATAAATATGACTGTCTaatattaagtcgagtgattAATCGGATCAACTTCCAACTATAAATGGCCTCTTACTCTGCGGATGCAATTGCGCGGCCTTGTGTGTACAAGCTAGTATTGGCAATCAATGACACTGGTTATTGCTAAATTTTGGATCGAGTTATATGCAATGAAAAATTTGATCCTGATTATGAGGTATTTTTAAtgtatttcaaatttaattatgtTAATAAGACTTTTTTGAAgtgtttcaaattttttttttttgctgcaaATGAAGTTTGATTACATTAACTAATGGtgatattcatgtaaaattatATCACAAgacatataaaaattattatttttgtcaaataattttttgtttatatacTGTAAATCGAAATGATAAATTCTTAttgattttataaattaaaatgacaAATTTTTATTGACTTGTAGTTTTTCTGCATGGTATCTTCATTCATTGTATACAAGATTTTTAATAGAGGGGAGATGATGATTTGAGTGAAGTGATTTGGGGGCAAAGATGTGTCAATCAAAAAGTACTCTGATCTAAGTTTGACAATCTAAAAGTACACGGGGTGTGTTTGAAGAATTAAAAGTAGAGAACCAGTTTCCTAATAAGTCAAAAGTACAGGGCATATTGTGCAATTCTCCGACGAAGGCAAAAGAGCTTCTTGGCATGGCCATTGGCCGGAACATCTTTTTATCCGTCTCTGCAGTCAATCCTCAAAGCTTCGCTTAAACCCCGTCCGCCGTTCCTTCTCCcattcctttctctctctgtctctctctggTGTCGGACATGTCCCTGCTCCTGCGAGCCTTCCCTCTCCTATCCCTTCG of the Punica granatum isolate Tunisia-2019 chromosome 6, ASM765513v2, whole genome shotgun sequence genome contains:
- the LOC116209784 gene encoding 17.4 kDa class III heat shock protein; this encodes MSLALEQTLLNGLLDFPDAIEKLVFSSRPHEAGGREKSAGNIPVDILEAPKEYVFYMDVPGVSKSDIQVTVEDERTLVIKTNGKRKRDETEQDKECKFLRLERRTSASPRLMRKFRLPEDANAGAIMAKCENGVLTVTVEKVPPPPKSKTVEVAIA